The Streptomyces sp. NBC_01689 genome includes a window with the following:
- a CDS encoding adenosine deaminase: protein MPLPKAELHLHVEGTLEPELAFELAARNGVTLPYADTEELRRAYLFDDLQSFLNLYYELMAVLRTEQDFADLADAYLARAAAQGVRHAEIFFDPQAHLARGVGMGTVVEGLSRALSRSEPTHGVSTQLIMCFLRDESAESAMQTLEAAKPYLDRIVGVGLDSAEVGHPPAKFREVYEAAAALGLRRVAHAGEEGPPEYITEALDVLGAERIDHGLRCMEDPGLVERLVRERVPLTLCPLSNVRLRAVDVLEDHPLPAMLEAGLLCTVNSDDPAYFGGYVGDTFHAVREALGLDRERMRDLARNSFEASFLDHDEERRARYLAEVEAYEFG from the coding sequence ATGCCCCTCCCCAAAGCTGAACTGCACCTCCATGTCGAAGGCACCCTGGAGCCCGAGCTCGCCTTCGAACTCGCCGCGCGCAACGGCGTGACGCTGCCGTACGCGGACACCGAGGAGCTGCGCAGGGCGTATCTCTTCGACGACCTCCAGTCGTTCCTGAACCTGTACTACGAACTGATGGCCGTCCTGCGGACCGAGCAGGACTTCGCCGACCTGGCCGACGCCTACCTCGCGCGGGCCGCCGCGCAGGGCGTGCGGCACGCGGAGATCTTCTTCGACCCGCAGGCCCACCTGGCGCGCGGGGTCGGGATGGGGACGGTCGTCGAGGGGCTGTCCCGGGCGCTCTCCCGCAGCGAGCCCACGCACGGCGTCTCCACCCAGCTGATCATGTGCTTCCTGCGGGACGAGTCCGCCGAGTCGGCGATGCAGACGCTGGAGGCCGCGAAACCGTACCTCGACCGGATCGTCGGCGTCGGCCTGGACTCGGCGGAGGTCGGCCACCCGCCGGCCAAGTTCCGCGAGGTGTACGAGGCGGCGGCCGCCCTCGGGCTGCGCCGCGTCGCGCACGCGGGCGAGGAGGGGCCGCCGGAGTACATCACCGAGGCCCTGGACGTCCTCGGAGCCGAGCGCATCGACCACGGGCTGCGCTGCATGGAGGACCCCGGGCTGGTCGAGCGGCTGGTCCGGGAGAGGGTGCCGCTGACGCTCTGCCCGCTGTCGAACGTACGGCTGCGCGCGGTGGACGTCCTGGAGGACCACCCGCTGCCCGCGATGCTGGAGGCCGGCCTCCTGTGCACCGTCAACTCCGACGATCCCGCCTACTTCGGGGGGTACGTCGGTGACACCTTCCACGCGGTGCGGGAGGCGCTCGGACTGGACCGCGAACGGATGCGGGACCTGGCGCGCAACTCGTTCGAGGCGTCCTTCCTCGACCACGACGAGGAGCGGCGCGCCCGCTACCTCGCCGAGGTCGAGGCGTACGAGTTCGGGTAG